TTACTAGCTCATGTATtttcaagtgtgcatggtaagggagAGTTTCACTAGTTAGTTTCTCACGTGATCAATAAGATGCATCATGTACGCCCCCATGGTAGGGGCGATCCATAGATGGTTAATAATTAGTAGTCTcatagctatatatatatatatatatatatatatatatatatatatatatatatatatatatatatatatatatgtggtaAAAAGAGggattaaaatcaattttcctCATGTGACTAAGGTATCAATATTTAGTTAGCTCAAAACTTCACCAATATTGTGCTATATGCACAATTAGCAGCAGACATTTGAGATATCGTTCAATATGCTTTCACACGGCATCAGTGATGCCAAGATGAGCTTAGGCTTAGTCATCTAGGATAGTAGTGCCTATGGAGTAAATTAACTAGATAGACGTCTAGGATGTCAAAAAAGATTTGAAAGTTAACCATATTTATGAGATGTAACTCAAATTAGGAACATTAGTTCAATTACCATGTGTACAAGGTGTCAAGAGGTCACATACTTACTGAATGTTGTAACACTCATGTGttcttttgttgttattttgtaGTTAGGCAAGATAAGTATTGGGGCATGCAGGAAAGCCAATGGTCCAATTATGGAGTTACATGAGAGGGGGGCACATTTTAGTGAATTTtgagatgtttgagtttttgtatTTGACTATCAGTTTGAGATTCTATATGTCATTTATGCATATTATAGTTACTTGTTTGCATTCAAACACTATTGTTAGGATGTTATGTTTGGATtgctttatttatatataatggatGATGTTTAAACAGTTGATTCACCTTTTTACATGCTTAAGTTGTTAAAGTGTTTgtcatgttttatattttgttgtttgagTGAGTTAAACTTTAAGTAAACACGTCTCTTCGAGTCCATATTTTATGTGAGAGTATATATTTAAAGAGGGgtattacataattttatcaatttaaggatatttatttaaatatatgtgTAAACATATGTACTTACAGATAAAGAGTATCacttaaatgtttaaatataagtttttatgGATTTATATTATCGAGAATATTGGTTGTAGAACACCAACTCTAACAATTGCTACAAAGGTTGTATATTGtaacaaattcaattattatttcatttatttacttgtaaattgaaatttgtaatttgcACTACAAATTAATAATACGTATGCATTATTTAGtaacaacatataaatatttttagatactaaatatttaaattttaacaaatgacaaataaaaataacttaaataaataattaaattaaattaacaaaattaaaaaataattcttagATGAATAGACTTGAGAGCATGATCTTGGGAACGACTTACAATGCTCCTATGTAGGGCTTGAACTAAGGACCAGCCTTGAACCTACATATAGAGATAAGGCTTAGGCTCTCTATAAGATTGTGCCAATCCCCCATTTGCCCACCCCTAAGCAAAGGTATGTGAATCCAATTTGCTATGCCAATTCACTAACTTAAGTTACCTAAATTCAAAAAGTCCCTGTGATACTATCATAAGCTTATAAATCTTAAATGTTTAGCAATTAAGTTGGCTTCTCTTAGCTTTGAATGGTACATTATATTTGCTTTCACAAACTCTGTTAATGGCTAAATATTGtgaaatttatgatatttcaattttaaatccTTTTGAATGTGAGAgatttttgcattaaaaaataatagtttgatAAAAAAGTATTTGAGGGTAGAGCTAGATTTGAGTTGAGTCAGTTCTAATTTGGCTCGAATGAGTTAAGCTAAAGCTGAAGAAGGATTAGCTCATCGACCTTGAGATTAATGTCTCACTAGCAGTATTGCGCTAAAACTCACTTTGTTGACTTTTTTTTCCTCTAACAACTCTTCACTTTATCtgatattattgtttatcaacttaaatgagtcaaacttaaattatccattttaaattcaaatcaagtttgaacttaCACTTGTTTAGACTTATCACGACTTGAATCCACCCTTATTAAAGAGACATGCACTAAGtataaaagttttctttttttctatttttgaagcATATTATTTCCAATTATGTCAACCAAAAACACTAAGTTTATGGCAAAtctttattttgagaaaatttgaaattaactataggttaaataactaaaataggATGTACAAACAAACACACAAAAGTACTACCCTAATGAGTGACATTTTtggaaaattcattttttggtCCGAAAAACTCTCATCAGTCacttgaaagaaaattgtgGGTGAAATTTATCAACCATAACTTTTTCTCCGACAGAGAGCATAGGTGGCATTTTCCCTATTTCATATGATTGGTCAATTCATTATAAGTACACACTGGATTCATTTCAGCATTTAACATGTGATTAAAATCATAGAATTGGGCTTGGATCTTACTGGCTCAGCCCATAGTATAGAGTTGCTGTTGTGTGATTTCCAAGAGAACCTGTAATTTTTACCAAAATGGCCTACAAGAAGCAGAGTCCCTGGAGAACATTGGACCTGGACTTTTACAATCTTGTGGTGGGCAAGGGCCCTACAAATCTTGATATCAAGACTAGTAAGGCCCAGCAAATGCCCTACAATTATAAGATTGCCTCTTCAtgataaatatttcatcattGAAGCACAataattttcagatttaaaatgTCATAAATTAAAGTTGGTGTAGTAATTACTGTAATTTATGAAATGGTGAGTCTGAAAGCTGAACCAACCTAATTTCTTGTAGGATTTAAGCTCCTTCAAATTAGTTATGATCCATCTACCAGTATAAATCACCATGACTACAACCATAAAAATAAAGCAAAGGCCagaagactttttcccacctaaggtatggtaaaatctcaaactcatattatctaattttcaaaaacccaaacaatTACTCATTAcccaaaatctattaaatttttttttgttagaatcaagggtaaaatcgtcatttcataaacaatattaaaaaaattataattttatttcatttttctccctagattttgaaaactaacaaattcacttttacctaaacattttaagttttaaaaagtgactattcCCTCTCGGCCCCCACCTAggcttttttcttctttcctttcttaACAACTTCCTCTTTCCACCCTCACCATCGGAATGTTTCAATCAACCGTTTTGGAAGCCTATGCGACAAAGATATGACAAAGAGAAGAGACTCTTCGCTAGACGACCTCCCACGATGGTTGTTTGAACAATCATGATGGTGAGGGTGGGAAGAGGAAGATGCCAATGAGAGAGTGGTGACTGAAAAGAGAAGCAAAGAAAAACTTAGCCGTGGGGGTggaaataatcactttttaaaacttaaaatgttTATGTAAAGATAAacttgttagttttcaaaatttgaagagagaaataagataaaattataatttttaaatattattgataaaataatggttttatccttaattttaataaaaaaatttaaccaattttaaatgatgaataaatgtttaaatttttaaaaattaaaaaaatataaatttaaaattttaccacaCCTGccggtgggaataaatcttttggcgtAAAGCAAAATCTGATACAATGTACAGTCAAAAGTGCACAAAACCGAGTGTTTTCTGCTATACTTGGCCGCTTTCCACATTTCCAGTGCACGTTCAAATTTTTAGTCACATTCTCAGCCTCCCATTTTGCATTGCtgtcttttataattaatttgacaattttttcgtataaatttgaattaataattgttGGAAAATTACAATGACAACCAAAGGAAGAATAATAATGGGGATTGGGTGGACCCGCTACCCACAGAAGACTTTTATAACCACCCtgttctttttcatttatttatatatatttgtagcaATTAAAATGTGCCACTAATTACGGGGACATGCCATTTCTTCTGGCACAGAGATGGTTTCTCATTGGCTGAGGTAATATAgttaaaaataagattgaagTAGCGGATATTTTCCATTCTCTTTTAAACTCACGCTCCCCATTAATTAGAAAACGGACACGTGTATGTGACATGCAAATACAGAAcagatgaaaataaattattttattaataatgaaatgaaaatacAGAGAGCGATGGAGAAAAGGGGAGAATTACTTCAGACTTAATCATCATTCCACTTCCACACATGCAGACACCACTTCCACCTTGTTCCTCTTTTGCCCTTCAAATAACTGAATTTTCCTTCAAGATTATtaaacttttcttcttcttcattgtcATCATGAGTAGAATTGCTTTTTGTGATCAAATGAAGAACCTGATCTCTTTTCCTCTCATCTTGAGAATCTCTAGATCTGCAAATCTGCCATATTATTTCCTTTCAACACTTAGCTTTAGTATTTTCcaattaaaacagaaaaattaaaacgagGGAAAGAACAGCAGTGTAACATAACGAGGAACACATGTCTGACTGGCGAAGAGACAAGGCTGAGTTGACAGGAGGAGGGGGGCTGTAATAGTAAAATGGGAAGTATGGGACAATTGGGTTTGGCGGTGGTGGTGTAGGGTAATTCCCGTAGTAGGGCGGAGGGTAATATAAGCCACCAGTGCCACCGCCGCCGTAGGGTGGGGGTGGTGAGAAGTATGAGTAGGTGGGATTAGAAGGCGGTGGTGGAGAGTAGTAATGGCTACCGCCACCAGAGCTTGGAGATGGTGgggatggtggtggtggtgatggtggCGGCGGTGAAGGCGTTTGTTGACAAGGGTTTTCACATGATGAACACATTGTGCATGCGATCTGGTACTTGGATGAGGAAGATGTGCCAGTTGTGTTTGATGGTAACAGTTGTAGTatcaagaaaagaaaggaaagagagaatgtgaaattatataaagatcTTCCCATTTTTGGAAAGATGGAAAAGACAGTTGTTTGATCAGTGAAGTGAGGGTGGAGAAGTGTTGCTGGTTGCAGAGCAAAAGCAAGATCAAAATCTGGTAGGGAATTAGAAATGTAGAGACCTAGAAATGCATTTGgttgagaaagagaagaagcGAAGTGGGCAAATGGGTAGTGGGACTGATAATGAGAATTTGTACACTACTGGTGACTGGCTATGATGGGTACTAATCTTTATATGAtagattaagaaattattttaaaagggtTAAAGAAGATGGAGcctaaaattttccaaaagcTAACGCCGACAGTTTAACTTTAACAGATTGCAGTAACTATGAAAAGGGTAATTAGGGATTagtttgtttaaaaaaacaaaaaaggagcagtgaagatgaagaaatgtGGAGTCATTATTGTGGGGCTTGACTTGGACTCGTATGTTCACAACTGGGGAAATTAAGATGAAGTTTAGCGGTTATTCTTGAGCTTGGAGCATAGACGTAAAGAAGACGCAACCTACACGTGGTGCTTATTGGGCATTACCCTTATTATTAAGAAACTAAAACGGAGTGGAGTAAAAATTGCTGTTTGTTTCATGTTTAAGTTGATGATCTGTCAAGTTAAACGCTTTGTGTTATTTCCAGTTTGAATGAATAGTAAGTAAAGGTTACGATTTGGCATGTGGGTTTTGTTTAGATAAGCCAGTCCTGAATGAACGGCATGGGCAGCTAGATGTCAAGCACaagtgtttaaaatttaatgtgtGGCTGCATAATTTTGCCAACAATATGAAAAGTTGTGGTGTGGAATAAAAGAGGTGTGTTTGGTGCAGGATAAGTTGG
Above is a genomic segment from Mangifera indica cultivar Alphonso chromosome 3, CATAS_Mindica_2.1, whole genome shotgun sequence containing:
- the LOC123210636 gene encoding leucine-rich repeat extensin-like protein 1, with the translated sequence MGRSLYNFTFSLSFLFLILQLLPSNTTGTSSSSKYQIACTMCSSCENPCQQTPSPPPPSPPPPSPPSPSSGGGSHYYSPPPPSNPTYSYFSPPPPYGGGGTGGLYYPPPYYGNYPTPPPPNPIVPYFPFYYYSPPPPVNSALSLRQSDMCSSLCYTAVLSLVLIFLF